In the genome of Neovison vison isolate M4711 chromosome 4, ASM_NN_V1, whole genome shotgun sequence, the window GGAGGTGACTAGGTATCACTGTGTTTTAAAGCTCCTTGGTCACATCAGTTTGCAGCTggagttgagaaccactgctctagaaaGCCGTTCTCCCCTTTGGGAGAAAGCAGCTCGAGATTACAATTCTGCCTCTCCACTTGCTCAAGGGGTAGGACCTGCTGTGATGCCCAGAGCACCAGGCAGAGTGAGCAAACCTCGTGCTCTTCTTGCTGTGTGTTTGAAAGCCAATGTGGCATCTATTTGGGAGATGCCACAATCTCTACTCAGAGTTCCAGCTGGGGTATAGGTGGGACACTTGGGTTCCTGTATGTGAGTCTGGTAACCCTCTTCCCCCTTAGGCAACATCTACAATGAGGGGTAAGTTGGCCAGTCTCACCTTGGATCGTTGAATGAAATGAGCATTATTTAATGACTTCTGGTTCCTTGAACTCCTCTTGATTCCCAAGAGAGCCCATGATACCTCTAGGAGGATGTTGATGTTTTCTGTTACTCTGGTGCCTCTGACCTCTGCCTGGCTTTCTGAGTGCATGGGAAGTAGATAATTACCACCCCTTCTGTCTTGAAAAGTGTGAAATGAAACGtgtaatagattaaaaaaatagtgtgTTTTCTCCTTTCCTAGGATCTGAGTTCTTCCCTCCCTAAGATCACTAGGTAATGCTGAGGAGTGAACCATGGCCAGAGACGGAGAATATATTAACCCGAGCACAACCATCACTGTTCCAGCCTTCCCCTCCCACACCTCCCCAAAGAAAAACCCCTTTCTTAAATTCTTCACCTGCACCAAAGTGACACGTGCCTTAGCTGGACTGCCTGGGTTCTAATCCCGGCTCCCTGACTTTCGCACTCATCCCCTTGAACAAATTAATTAGTCATTTCTTgcgtgtctcagtttcctcatcttctaAATGGGCATGACAATATTAGCATCTATCTCATAGAGTGGTTGTAGGATTTGGTTATCAAAAAAGCACAAACAGCTGGCACACAGAATGTGCTATATGAGTATTgggtaatattattattattttcctaaagatggatttaacaggttttttttggAGCCATTTTGATCCATTTGTAGGGTAAAAGTTGAGTTTTTCTGTCTCTAGTcgaaattttaaatttctcttaggAAAAGTCCCCAAAACATGTTTTTTGAAGCATTCTACCTGTTCCTGTAAAATCCATTAAGTCCTCTGTGGTGAGCCACATCTGCTGTAAGCATAAAAGAAATTGTGCAACGGGGATGGAACGGAAGAGTATTTTTTGTTCAGATCCAACAAGGACACTGATTCATGGCTATCTGATGTGGTCTTCTTGAGCAAGTTATTACAGATATCAACATTTCAGATGTTAGTCACTTAagtaaaaaagaatttgacagtTTTTTTCAGGGAACAGAAGTGCATCGTATTCTATGAAGCCCATAAATAAAAGGGGGAAGGAAAAGCCTTCATAAGTATTGTGTAATTTAAGACCATAAAAACATTGCTAACCCCCTTTTCACTGGAAAACTGTCTTTCCCAATAAATCACAGAATATAGAGTGAATGATAGAAGTCAGTGGTATTTAATTAATCCTTGTTATATTTTGAAgcctgtttttcttaaaatactacTTAAATGCCAGGGGGTTCATTTTTTATTAACCAATTTATCTTATTCTCATTTAATAATAAAGTCACTCCTTAGCTATTGAGGTATTTAGGACAGTTGATAGAATCCACCCTGAATGAATCAAGCCAgttttaaatggaattgtttgGTGGCATCTCTGTCTTCTGTTGTCATACATACCCTCACACGCTAGCACTGTCCTCTCCCCTTCTAGTGGCATTTCTGACTGGCCACCTCTGACCCACTTGACTTGGTAGaactttgtttttagaaaaatttttttaaaattctacgtGAAAACTTTAGTTTCTTGCcttctgtgctctgctgctcGAAGAGAGGTCAGGAGGTCAGGAGACCAGCAGCAGTGGCATCACCTTGTTAGAAAGGGAGAATCTTGGACCTCACTCCAGAACTACGGAATCAGGATCTGCACTTTAACAAGATTCTCGGGTGATTCAtgtgtatattaaaattttagaagccCCACTTTAGCATATCAACTTTGTGACGGTTCATTTTTCTACTCTGACAGTTTCTTTCAGCTTACAAATTGTGTCTTACTGGGCTCTAGTTTTTAGAGGTTGCCAAAATATTTTACCTCCAGAAATGAGGGGTATTATTATGATGTCTGGGAGAGGATGAATGATTGGTAATTGGTAATTGAtgaggattttattttctctctcctaggATATCTCTGGAGATCTTGAAAGAGCTTGTATCATGGAATCGATCTCTATGATGGGAAGCCCTAAGAACCTTAGCGAAACTTTTTTGCCAAATGGCATAAATGGTATCAAAGATGCAAGGAAGGTCACTGTGGGTGTAATTGGAAGTGGGGATTTTGCCAAATCGCTGACGATTCGACTTATTAGGTGTGGCTATCATGTAGTTATAGGAAGCAGAAATCCCAAGTTTGCTTCTGAATTTTTCCCTCATGTGGTAGATGTCACTCATCACGAAGATGCTCtcacaaaaacaaatataatatttgtTGCTATACATAGAGAACATTACACCTCCCTTTGGGACCTCAGACATCTGCTTGTGGGCAAAATCCTCATTGATGTGAGCAATAACATGAGGATAAACCAATACCCAGAATCCAATGCTGAATATTTGGCTTCATTATTCCCGGATTCCCTGATTGTCAAAGGCTTTAATGTTGTCTCGGCTTGGGCACTTCAGTTAGGACCCAAGGATGCCAGCCGGCaggtatgtattttatttttaatttttttaattttaatttctttttttagaataactgaagtagagttgacatacagtgttctattagtttcaccTGAAACATACCTATGTAAGATCAAACATACCTATGTAAGATCATGGTTCGACAATTCTGTACATCACTTGGGACTCATCACAAGAAGggcagtcaccatctgtcaccatacaagaTCACTACAATATTATTGCCTACATTCCCTATGCCGTACTTTTCATTtccatgactgacttatttcataactggaagtttgtacttctcaATCCCCAGTTTTATTGGTATTTATCTGGTATTTTGAATTTAAGTAGTAACACAAATGTCATACATTTAAAAGCGAAATTCTCACACTCTCCAGTGATTATCATTTTGAAAACCATGTTTGAGCACCTGAAAATTCATGTCCTGACCTTGTAAAGGTACATTTCTACCCTGAAAAAATAATGTGGAAGGCTGAGAAAATTACTTGGACTTTCCTGTCATAACCAGCTAATTCAGGAAAGGGCAAAGTTGGCTGAAGAATAATGGGAGGCACTGTGTTGAATCTCCCCTGGCTTcctcaaaaatagaaataataacaagcacatctttttttctacctctctctatctccccaactcacctcctccctcctccttctttctggCAGCTATTTGGTAACAGTGTTCCATCTGTGTATGAAACGCTATTTAGTATGATCCCCAAGAAGAAGGCTGTAGaagtgcctttttattttatgaagattACTCGTAGAATTTAAAATAGTGCGGTTCGTTTTATTTAAAGTGTAGATTTTAATCTGTGTGGGGAGACAGATTggatttcttagtttcttttttagtGTATGTGTTCTATGTAGTTCAACTTGAAAATAAAGCAGATGGGGAGCTCCATCAATGCCTTTATGGAACGAGAGCTTTTATAAGTAAACACATAAAATAGTGCACATTAGAAATCTTTTAAAGGTGTAGTTATGCATTATAGGTAAGCATGATGataaaatactttcattatttttgttcataAAGACAGTTCATGCCTTAGATTCAATGCCTTAGAAAATGAACTCCAGTATTGTATCACTATACGTGGCGTATCAGGTCATGATAACCATTCACTTTCGAGTCTTTAATTTTGAAGACCAGTAAACGATTATATACTTCCTAGCTTTCCCAGAGGCTATTTCTAaatcctttttccttttggataTCCATCAAAGTTTAGGAATGGATACACACCAAACAGACTAGGGAGGAACCTAAATTTAATCCTTTGGCCATAATTGTggtaattttaattctttaacaaCTACAAAAAATATGGAATTGAATTCAAAGTGAGCTACAGAAATAGTTTCATTTGTATTCCATAGTCCTTCTGCCTTTGTGACTAATGTTTGATTTACACTTTTAGgtttataaattaaatgtatttaaatttaaataaatcttatagTTTATAGGCTatatttatagtttaattttattacaGTGTTTTTTTAGTAAGAAGTTTAATAAAAGCTCAGCATTGTCACAGCTgtaataaattaatttagaatgcttttctttatttctttagaacATAGGTATTCTTCCCACTCCATTTTAGAAGTTCACGAACGAACATTTGTGTCACAATATAGACTTTGTTATTCATCTGGCTAACGTTAGGTAAGATTAATAACCCAAATAGCTCTATATTGTCAGCATAATGCAGGTTTTAGCATGCAAATATTTCAGTGTGGTCTATTCCAGAGACCTTATATAAACATCTTCAGGGGTATATTTAGGAACTTATTTTCCCCAAACATTACCCAGAGACTTGACGGCAATATTTTTCTAGGCCTGAGTGAGAGTAATAGTGGCTCACTTCAGCAGTGAATTTCTGTTCAACAGGTTATTTGTTGAATTCCCAGCTACAATAATATATCAAAGAGGTCTGGGTAGTTTGAAAGTCACCCTCACCCATCACTTCATTATACAGAAGTAATACCTTAGTCTTAGATAATGGCGGTTgctttaccatttattttttatttttttttttaaagattttatttatttatttgacagagagaaatcacaagtagatggagaggctggtagagagagatagagagagagagagggaagcaggctccctgctgagcagagagcccgatgcgggactcgatcccaggaccctgagatcatgacctgagccgaaggcagcggcttaacccactgagccacccaggcgcccctgctttacCATTTAAATTAACCAAGCTTTATAATACCATTTTTCCTCCACACAGGTATAGTATCCTTATTTACAGATGAAAGAATTTCATATTCTGATTCATGCAGTGATATAATAATAACTTGAGATTACTCATGGTTTCTCAGAGACCCTTGGTGGATCGGTTTTTAAGCCAAAGATAAATCTTATAAATAGTACAACATCGTGACATAAGTTAGAGATTTTTATTGTAGATTCAACCATCCAGAGTCTATGCCCATCTACTCTCTTGCTGAATGTCTATAAAGGACAGTGCTTGTAATGCCTCTATGAGACAATCACTGCGATCCTAGTACTAGATATTGTCCTCAGAACCCCGGGGAGCCAAGTGCACTCCGATCCCTGTGGGAGTGAGAGCTGGGGCGGGCAGTGGATGGCCAGCAGCCCAAACTCCATCTGGACCTTACCTTGCCACCGCTGCTGAACCACACATTCTAGAAACCTCTttactcctcttccttcccctgaggacgtcctgatcccaggttccagcaggatttttctgcattttattttcatgtcatcATAGGTAGCAAGGTCTTCGTCATTTCTATGACACTGCTTAACCTATTAATAAAAAGATTAACATGTTAATAAATGCTTTCTCTCCTTAACTTTTTGTATCACTCAAGGTCATCACATGCTCCATAGGGGAAGTGAAGTTTGTAAACGTCACCATTTTTATAAACAACAGTAACGATGAGTCTTTCGTTTTTGCCACAGGTCTATATATGCAGCAACAACATTCAAGCTCGACAACAGGTTATTGAACTTGCCCGTCAGCTGAATTTCATTCCTGTTGACTTGGGATCATTATCATCAGCTAGGGAGATTGAAAATTTACCCCTGCGACTCTTTACTCTCTGGAGAGGGCCAGTGGTGGTTGCCATAAGCCTAGCcacgtttttctttctttattcctttgtcaGAGATGTGATTCATCCATACGCTAGAAACCAGCAGAGTGATTTTTATAAGATTCCTATCGAGATTGTGAATAAGACCTTGCCCATAGTTGCCATTACTTTGCTGTCCCTGGTATACCTGGCAGGTCTCCTGGCAGCTGCTTATCAGCTTTATTACGGCACCAAGTATAGGAAATTTCCGCCTTGGTTGGAGACCTGGCTACAGTGCAGAAAACAGCTTGGGTTACTAAGCTT includes:
- the STEAP2 gene encoding metalloreductase STEAP2 — encoded protein: MESISMMGSPKNLSETFLPNGINGIKDARKVTVGVIGSGDFAKSLTIRLIRCGYHVVIGSRNPKFASEFFPHVVDVTHHEDALTKTNIIFVAIHREHYTSLWDLRHLLVGKILIDVSNNMRINQYPESNAEYLASLFPDSLIVKGFNVVSAWALQLGPKDASRQVYICSNNIQARQQVIELARQLNFIPVDLGSLSSAREIENLPLRLFTLWRGPVVVAISLATFFFLYSFVRDVIHPYARNQQSDFYKIPIEIVNKTLPIVAITLLSLVYLAGLLAAAYQLYYGTKYRKFPPWLETWLQCRKQLGLLSFFFASVHVAYSLCLPMRRSERYLFLNMAYQQVHANIENSWNEEEVWRIEMYISFGIMSLGLLSLLAVTSIPSVSNALNWREFSFIQSTLGYVALLISTFHVLIYGWKRAFEQEYYRFYTPPNFVLALVLPSIVILGKIILLLPCISRKLKRIKKGWEKSQFLEEGIGGAVPHLSPERVTVM